The following coding sequences are from one Deltaproteobacteria bacterium window:
- a CDS encoding HDIG domain-containing protein yields the protein MTRGEAIELLNQYIKNERMLNHCYASEAVMKALARRLGKNEEEWGITGLLHDLDLEITNADLSIHTRETEKILSEKGVDPEIIDAIKMHNEEAWGMKRNTVFHHALAAGETVTGMIVAAALVYPDKKLASVKAKSVTKRMKEKAFAASVNRDTIMECERIGLPLDEFVEICLQAMKEISDQLGL from the coding sequence ATGACAAGAGGAGAAGCGATTGAGTTATTAAATCAGTATATTAAGAATGAGAGAATGTTGAATCATTGTTACGCCTCGGAAGCGGTGATGAAGGCTCTGGCACGAAGGCTGGGAAAAAATGAGGAGGAATGGGGGATTACCGGATTGCTCCATGATTTGGATTTGGAAATCACAAACGCTGATCTATCCATCCATACACGGGAGACAGAGAAAATTCTCAGCGAAAAAGGAGTTGATCCTGAAATTATCGACGCGATCAAAATGCACAATGAAGAAGCCTGGGGCATGAAAAGGAATACAGTATTTCATCATGCACTGGCTGCAGGCGAGACCGTCACCGGAATGATTGTCGCCGCCGCACTTGTTTATCCCGATAAAAAACTGGCAAGCGTTAAGGCAAAGTCGGTGACCAAGAGAATGAAGGAAAAGGCCTTTGCGGCATCCGTCAATCGGGATACGATCATGGAATGTGAACGCATCGGGCTTCCGTTGGATGAATTCGTTGAGATATGTTTGCAGGCGATGAAAGAGATCAGCGATCAGCTGGGATTATAA
- a CDS encoding class II fructose-bisphosphate aldolase codes for MATIYESIAQLKKGFDGVLKISDGDVKVLDAEKLRDSLIDDLIFTVVFSPQEETGKAARWLIRRSGAALGVFSTSIQPLYEAMGRKEVSGFTVPAINIRALTYDVAQAVLRAAMKGNVGPVIFEIARSEIDYTAQRPEEYTCAVIAAAIKVGYRGHLFLQGDHFQVNAKKFASDPAKEVQKVKDLIWEAIEAGFYNIDIDTSTLVDLSKPTVAEQQKTNYSLAAELTTMIRDLEPADMTISVGGEIGEVGGKNSTVEELRVFMAGYLEDLRKNGEDMKGISKISVQSGTTHGGVPLPDGSIAKVKLDFDTLEKLSEVAKADFGLSGAVQHGASTLPNEAFDKFPTTGTAEIHLATGFQNMIYDSKHLPGTLKDQIYQYIKTELVSEKIDTDTEEQFIYKTRKKGFGPFKKELWHLPKEALRAIGDELENQFSFLFGKLNVKNTTDLVNKYIKPLDVPLAVPEALRP; via the coding sequence ATGGCAACGATCTATGAGAGCATCGCTCAGTTGAAAAAAGGTTTTGACGGGGTTCTGAAGATTTCGGATGGTGATGTAAAGGTGCTGGATGCGGAAAAGCTCCGGGATTCACTCATTGACGATCTGATCTTTACGGTAGTATTCAGTCCTCAGGAAGAGACAGGGAAGGCCGCCCGGTGGTTGATCCGGAGGAGCGGAGCGGCCCTGGGTGTTTTTTCAACATCTATCCAGCCACTCTATGAGGCAATGGGTCGTAAGGAGGTGTCCGGTTTTACCGTACCGGCCATTAACATCCGAGCCCTCACCTATGATGTTGCTCAAGCCGTTTTGCGCGCCGCCATGAAGGGCAATGTCGGCCCCGTGATTTTTGAGATTGCCCGTTCTGAAATTGACTACACTGCTCAGCGTCCTGAGGAGTACACCTGTGCGGTAATTGCCGCTGCGATTAAAGTCGGATACCGGGGACATCTCTTTCTGCAGGGCGATCATTTCCAGGTAAATGCGAAAAAATTTGCATCCGATCCGGCTAAAGAAGTTCAGAAAGTCAAAGACCTGATCTGGGAAGCCATCGAGGCGGGGTTTTACAATATCGATATCGATACCTCAACGCTGGTGGATTTATCAAAACCAACAGTGGCGGAGCAGCAGAAAACGAATTACAGCCTCGCGGCAGAGCTGACCACCATGATCCGGGATCTGGAACCCGCCGATATGACGATCTCCGTCGGCGGCGAGATCGGGGAGGTTGGAGGGAAAAACAGCACCGTTGAAGAATTGCGGGTCTTTATGGCCGGCTATTTAGAAGATCTCCGCAAGAACGGCGAAGATATGAAGGGCATCAGCAAGATCAGTGTGCAGTCAGGTACCACCCATGGAGGAGTTCCTCTACCCGATGGAAGTATCGCCAAGGTCAAGCTGGACTTCGATACCCTGGAAAAACTCTCCGAAGTCGCGAAAGCGGATTTTGGTCTTTCCGGCGCCGTCCAGCACGGGGCTTCGACCCTTCCCAATGAGGCGTTTGATAAATTTCCGACGACCGGCACTGCCGAAATCCACCTGGCAACGGGATTTCAGAATATGATCTATGACAGCAAACACCTGCCAGGAACACTCAAGGATCAGATATATCAGTATATAAAAACTGAACTTGTAAGCGAGAAAATAGACACGGATACGGAAGAGCAGTTTATCTATAAGACACGGAAAAAGGGGTTCGGCCCTTTTAAAAAAGAGCTCTGGCATCTTCCGAAAGAAGCGTTGCGGGCGATCGGTGATGAACTGGAAAACCAGTTCTCATTCCTGTTCGGAAAACTGAACGTCAAAAATACGACTGATCTTGTTAATAAGTATATAAAACCGCTCGATGTCCCCTTAGCAGTCCCTGAAGCCCTGAGGCCGTGA
- a CDS encoding fructose-1,6-bisphosphatase — MGEGISDYTKFTVDLRRHMWKAGVEIELRRLIWQIAVMGKYISAKIHESNRKLAGFKNIFDEDQLNLDRSADEILKNQLEYSGFVREYASEEQDSVVQIGRGDEKYFITADPLDGSSLVDTNLSIGTIIGIHTESMLAEGRKTLAAATYITYGPLITMVYSAGKGTHEFVLNREGEYVLSEENIILKERGDIYSLGGLRRDWTPEHLKYIEFLETEGYKLRYSGGFVPDINQVLIKRGGIFTYPALKKSPKGKLRLLFELQPMAFIIEQAGGMATNGKQDILSITVEDLNQRCPIYIGSRFEVEKAKEFLANG, encoded by the coding sequence ATGGGAGAGGGCATTTCGGACTACACAAAATTTACCGTCGATCTGCGTCGCCACATGTGGAAAGCCGGGGTGGAAATTGAATTGCGCAGGCTCATATGGCAAATTGCTGTTATGGGCAAATACATCTCCGCCAAGATTCATGAATCAAACCGGAAACTGGCCGGATTTAAGAACATCTTTGATGAAGATCAACTGAATCTGGATAGAAGTGCCGACGAAATTCTCAAGAACCAACTCGAATATTCAGGGTTTGTCAGGGAATATGCATCAGAAGAACAGGATTCAGTAGTTCAGATCGGCAGGGGAGACGAAAAATATTTCATCACTGCGGACCCTCTGGACGGTTCTTCTTTGGTGGATACAAATCTGTCCATAGGAACAATCATCGGCATTCATACAGAGTCTATGTTAGCCGAAGGAAGAAAAACATTGGCAGCAGCCACGTACATCACGTATGGCCCTCTGATTACGATGGTCTATTCTGCGGGAAAGGGAACCCATGAATTTGTGTTGAACAGAGAAGGGGAGTATGTCCTTTCCGAGGAAAACATAATTTTAAAGGAACGAGGAGACATATACAGCCTGGGAGGATTGAGAAGAGACTGGACCCCGGAACACCTCAAGTACATAGAATTTCTGGAGACGGAAGGGTACAAGCTCCGCTACAGCGGTGGGTTTGTGCCGGATATCAATCAGGTCTTAATCAAAAGAGGAGGTATCTTTACCTACCCTGCTCTCAAGAAGAGCCCCAAGGGAAAATTGAGGCTTCTGTTTGAGCTTCAGCCCATGGCGTTCATCATCGAACAGGCCGGCGGTATGGCCACGAATGGCAAACAGGATATCCTGTCCATCACGGTGGAGGATCTTAATCAGCGTTGTCCGATATATATCGGGAGCCGTTTTGAGGTGGAAAAGGCGAAGGAATTTCTTGCTAATGGCTAA
- a CDS encoding DUF4238 domain-containing protein: MGHHYLPQYYLKGFTESEDNMLWAYEKGTGTKFNTQIKGLANITNFYSEDIEQYLANDIEGPANTVLDKIRSRHQINDDDKYIFAEYMAVMWKRVPRAKEDLKKMAPRLADGIAKKMSADLGNILDDKPEKAEFLEKRKREIDDILATYAVDPPKEIWLENIPPERTPRIVETIKAMTWVFWEFDQQPVFLTCDNPVFYFTGMGVGRRDSEISFPISSHVVLWATWRIDLPRNFIQASTQVVKEMNRRTVHNASRYVFHSRDERWIIPFIKKKNWKLNRIV, translated from the coding sequence ATGGGGCATCACTACCTTCCTCAATATTATCTAAAAGGATTTACAGAATCTGAAGACAATATGCTTTGGGCTTATGAAAAGGGTACTGGTACTAAATTTAATACACAAATTAAGGGCTTGGCAAATATTACAAACTTCTATTCTGAGGATATAGAACAATATTTGGCGAATGATATTGAAGGACCCGCAAATACAGTACTTGATAAAATACGCAGTCGGCATCAAATCAATGATGATGATAAATATATATTTGCAGAATACATGGCAGTGATGTGGAAACGGGTTCCGCGTGCTAAAGAAGATTTGAAAAAGATGGCTCCACGCCTAGCAGATGGAATAGCCAAAAAAATGAGCGCCGATTTAGGCAATATTCTTGACGATAAGCCTGAAAAAGCTGAATTTCTAGAAAAGAGAAAGAGAGAAATAGATGATATTTTGGCGACCTATGCTGTAGATCCGCCGAAAGAAATTTGGTTAGAAAATATCCCTCCTGAACGGACTCCAAGAATTGTCGAGACAATTAAAGCAATGACCTGGGTATTTTGGGAATTTGACCAACAGCCAGTTTTCTTAACATGCGACAATCCTGTTTTTTATTTTACAGGAATGGGTGTTGGAAGAAGGGATTCAGAGATCTCCTTTCCAATTTCAAGCCATGTTGTTTTATGGGCAACTTGGAGGATAGATTTGCCTCGTAATTTCATTCAGGCATCTACCCAAGTAGTAAAAGAAATGAATCGAAGAACGGTTCATAATGCGAGTAGGTATGTTTTCCACAGCAGGGATGAACGCTGGATAATCCCTTTTATAAAAAAGAAAAATTGGAAATTGAATAGAATTGTGTAG